In the Luteolibacter rhizosphaerae genome, ATTGACAAGGAGCGGGCGATCCTTGTTCCCGGTGACGCCGTGGGCGAGGATGACCAGCACGCCCTCGCGGCTGCCTTCGTGGAAAGCGGTATCGAGCTTTTCGCCCTGGCGGTTGCGGAATTCGGGAAGATCCATCTGTAAGGGTGCGGGAATCAGTGGACCGTACGGCCGGGGAAGGTCAATTCAGCGATGCCGGATTTGTCGAGTTCGCCCAGCTCCAGTTCCACCATCCGGTGATATTGAGCCTCCGTGGCGAGGGAGAGCGGGACATTCACGCCGGTGTCGGCGGCAAGCTGGTTGGCGATGCCGCTGTCCTTCGCGGCGTGCGCAGCGGAGAAATAGCAATCGTGCTCGCGGGCAATCATGTCGTCGCCATCCGTTTCCAGCACGCGGGAATTCGCCCCGGTCTGGGAGAAAACTTCCTTGAGCATCTGGAGGTCCAGCCCGAGCGCGGAGCCCAGACCGAGGCCCTCGGCCAGACCCGCCGTGTTGATGTTCATCACCATGTTCACGAGTGCCTTCACTTTCGCCGCTTGGCCGGTGCCGCCCACGTGGCGGAGCGATGAGGACAGATCCTTGAGGATCGGTTCCACCTTGGCAAAAGCATCCGCCGTGCCGCCGACCATCAGGTAAAGCGTGCCTTGCCGGGCTTGGGTAATGCTAGATGCCATGCAAGCCTCAAGCGCGCTGGCCCCGGCGGCCGAAGCGGCTGCATCCACTTCCACGTGAACCTCCGGGCTTACCGTGGCGCAGTTGATGAAGGTCTTGCCGGAGGCTCCGGTGAGCAGGGAATCCCCCTCTGCCGCGAAGATCCCGCGCATCGCGGCATCGTCGGTGACCACAGTGATGATCACGTCCGCACCGGCGGTGACTTCCGCGAGGCTCCCGGCTGCAGCGGCGCCAATTTCAGCGGCCAGATCGGTGGCGATCTGCGGGAAAGCATCGTAGACGACGGTGACCGGGTACCCTTGGTCCTTCAGCCGGCGGGCCATGTTTGCTCCCATGCGGCCGGTGCCGACGAATCCGATGCGTGCTTTCGACATGGCCGGAAGCTTGAAGCACGAGCCCGTGGCTGTCTACCCTAGGGAAGTCCTTATGGCGCCAAGACCCATGAGGGTATCATTCAACTTTCCGGTAACTACTTTGCATCCACCGGATGATTTCAGAGACCCAAGATCCATGGACGATGGCGGCGGCGACGCCGAAATAGCTGTAAATTCGGAAAAGGATGCAAAACATCGGTGCTCGTCCGGCGTTTCACCAGACCAACCCTGCAAACCCATGCTCCGTTCCTCGCTCCTCGCCTTGCTGCTTGCCACCCCCGTCCTCAATGCCGAATCGCTGACGCAGGCGGACAAGGAAGCCCTGATGGAAAAGCTCGATGCCCTGAGCGATACGGCAAAAGAGAAGGCGATGTCCCGGATGGGCACCGCGATCGGCGACTTCCGGGCAGGAATGGCGAGCGATGAGGCCGCCGTGAATCTCTACATGGAGTGCGTGGAGAAGGTACAGTTCAAGGACCAGAAGCGCAGCGCCCAAGATTTCCGCGAATGGAAGCGCCGCGAAAGCGAGCGGCTCGATCAAGAGGGTCTGAAACGCTGCCTGCGCCACCAGCTGCGCTGGCTGATGCTGACGATGGAGGCGGCGGAGAAGCCGGACGAAGTTTCAGGCTTGGCCCCCCGCGCATCGGAGGCGCTGGATTCGATTTTCAGCAACCCCGACCAATTTGAAGGCAATGTGGAAGCCCTGCGCCAGCCGGTCACCGAATCGATGTTCGCCCGCGCCTACGGACTGGGCAACTTGAAGGCGGAGAGGTGGCCGCTGTCTCCGCTCGATCTGCCCCAAGTCTTCGACCAGATCATGCTCCCGCCACTCCGCGGAAAGGGCAGCTACGAAGGCATGCGCGAGCAATGGCAGCGCCGCATCCGCTACGAAGGCATCGTCCGTCAGAGCTTCACCGGCCGCCGCGAGAAGGGGAAGAAGGAGGAGTCGAGCCCGGAGTACGACAAGTGGATCTCCGAAGGCCAGCCGGACATGGTGTGGCAGATGGAATTGGATCTCTACAAGGCCGGGGACCAGAAGAAGGCCGCCGTGCGGATGCTGGAGCATCTCGAAACCAATGTGACCCATCCAAAGGCCCGCGACTGGGGAACCCAGTTCCGCACCCTGATCGAGCCTGGCAAGAGCACCACAGAAACGGCGAAAGGTCAGTAAGGCGCGCTTCTGAGAAATTCTGCTTACAGGCAAAGGCGCTTTCTTTTGAAAGCGTCTTTCTTGTGCCCTGCTTCAGCGGGTAACCTCGGTGCCGATGCCGCCATGAGTGAAAATCTCCAGTAGCAGCGCATGCGGCAGGCGGCCATCGATGAAGTGAACCTTGCGGACACCGGCATTGAGGGCATCGATGGCGCTCTTGATTTTCGGGATCATGCCACCGGAAATAGTTCCGTCCGACATGAGTTCATCGGCTTGGGCGCGGCTGACGGATTTGATCAAGGTCTCCGGCTTGGAGGGATCCATCATGAGCCCCGGAACATCCGAGAGGTAGACGAGCTTGGCGACGCGCAGCTCCTTTGCGAGAGCTGCAGCGGCGAGGTCGGCATTGATATTGAGCGGACGACCGGTGGCTAGCTCCGCCGCAAGCGGCGAGATCACGGGGACGATACCGGCGCGATGCGCGGCGTCCATCTGGCCGAGCTGGCAGCCGACAACCTCCCCCACTCTGCCGAGATCGACGCGCTGACCTTGCGCATCGCTGGCGAACATTTTCTCGCCGAGGAAAACATCCGTGCCGGCAATGCCTACCGCCTTGCCGCCAAATTCCCGGATCATGCGGACGAGGCCGGGATTGATCTCGCTGGAAAGGACCTTCTCCACGATATCGATCGCCTCATCCGAGGTAACGCGGAAGCCGCCGATGAACTGGGCGTCCAGTCCTGCTTCTTTCATTGCGGCGGAGATCGCCTTGCCACCGCCGTGAACGACGATGGGATTGATGCCGGCGACCTCGAGGAAAACGATGTCGCGCATGACCTTCGCCACCAGATCGGGATCCTCCATGGCGGAGCCACCCATCTTGATGAGGAAGGTCTTGCCCCGGAAGGCCTGAAGATAGGGCAGCGCCTCGATTAGGGCTTCGGCTTTTTCGATGGGGTGCTGGAGGTCCATGTGACGGGAAGTTCCAAGTAGAAAGGAATAAGGCAGATGATGCTAGCGCCCGCCCTTACGGCGAGATTTCTTCGAGGTCTTAGCCTTCTTGGCAGAAGAGGATGACGCAGAGGCGGGAGTTTGCGGCTGTGGGAGTTCGACGGCAACTTCTTCTACGTCGGCGGGAGCATCGGGAAGCGGGATCGTGACCTCGGAATCCTGAGTCGATTCGATCACTGGTTCCGGCCCCGGCTCGGAGGGCAGCGCGGAGACTTTTATCCGGGTGAAACCCTCCGGCAGTTCCACGATCCAAGCAGCGATGAAAGCAGGCTCTGGGATCTCCACTCGAACGGCGGGCAATTCAGGCTCGAGCGAGGCCGGAGCGGGTTCGGGGACAATCTCCGGCGGAGCTACAGGCACCGGCTCCGGCTCAACCGGTGCCAAGGGAAGCTTCAGCGGAGGAAGCGGTGCGGGAGCGGAAACGATAAGCGGTGAAGGAGCTTCGACCAGAGGAGCTGGCATAACGACCGACGTTACGGCCGGCTCAGGTGCGGGCATCGGATCAGGCCGGATCTCCCAAGGAGCGTGATGCTTCTTCACCTTGGTCGCGCTTTCCGGACCGGGAATGAACGCGAGAAGAAACGAAGTCACTCCCACCATGGTGAGCGCCAGAGGTGGAAGCCAGAGATTCTGACGGGCTGCAAAGAGGTAAACGAGTTCGGCACTGAGTGCGGCTGCCATCAGGACTGTCAGAAGACGCCAGCCAAAGCGCTCCAAAGAGGCGGCCCACGCGGCAAAGAGCACTATCAGGCCGAAGAGCGCCATTTCTGCCAAGGCCTCCAAACGCGACAGGATCACCGGCTTCTGATAGCGGGGCGCGATGCGGAGAGTGTGGGCCGCGCGCGGGAGATCATCCGACCAAGCGCGGTCTGCCTCTGGCATCTCGTCGCGGTGATCTCGAATCAGAAGAGGATCGCGGGCCGGCGGGACGGGATTGTCTTCAGCAACGATCTTCCATGCCGGAATATCGACGATTGAAGCATCCGGCGCAATCGGGGTCCGCCCGAACTCATCCACGGGAATAACCGGACCGCCGATGCCGAGGCGGATCTCGCTTCCTGAAAGAATGCGGATTTCCTCCGGATCGATCTTAAGCGCGGCAATCTCGGTCGCGAGCGGGAGAGAGAAGATGATTCGCTCTCCCCAACGGGCGATGACGTGCGGGTGAGTGTCGCTCGCATTCTTTTCGTTCTCCAGAATCGTGAAGCCTGCGAGCGTCCGTTCGCCCCCGAGTTCGGCATTGGGAACGGCCACGCGGTTCATCTGCGGGAGCGAACTGACATCCCCGTCGATCTGCTTGGCATCGACCGAAAGCCGCAGGAAGGAAGCTGGGAGGGGCTCCGCCACCGCGCCGCGGGCCAAGGGCAGGCCGAGCACCGCGCTATCGAGCTCGTCGAGTTGTTTGCGCAAGGCGAGCAGAGCCAAGGCTTCTGGATCGTCCCATGCCATCAGATAGCCGCAGCCAACCGTGCTGTGGCCTGCCTCTCGCAGGCGCGAGAACATGAGGGCGCAATCCACGGGGGAGGGCGGAGAAGAGGAGTACCAAGCATCGGGGTCGTCATCGACCGAGAGCATACGGACTGGTTCCGACGCGAGAGCTGGCTTGGTTTTCCAGCGCTGCCAAGGCCGGTCCTGGCTCCCGTTCCCGCTGAAGGCGGACTCCACGGGATCAAGGCGAAGTGAGATCTCCTGCACCATCCGCCGCTCCAGATCGCGCAGCGGCGGGACCACCGACACCCCACCGAGCGCGAACAGGCCGACGCCGAGGATGACGGCGGCATTCACGAAAGTCCGGCGGGACGGAGCGCTCACGGAGTATACTCTCGCGCCTTGGCGAGCACGGGAGCGAGGGGTTTTTCAAGCGAGGAACCCGCTACGATTCCGGCGAGCGCGCTAGCCGCCACGGGAACATGGGGCATATACCACTCGTCGCCGCGATTGCGGATGATGTTTCCGAAGGCCCCCAGGGCCTGCATCAGGCGCTGGGCGGCGCACTCCCGGAAGATGGTGGCCTCCGGCCGGTCCTCCGCGATGTCTTCCCAGATATCCAGGATCTTCTCCCGATCCTCCTCGCTGTGATCCATGTAGGGATCATAGACCAACGAAGCGATGTCGTATTCCTGACGACCGCGGCGCATGCCTTGGAAATCGATCCACCAGGACTTGCCATCCTTGAGGAGGAGATTCTGCGACTGGAAATCGCGGTGGACGAGATGCTTCGCCCCGCTACCGAGACGGCGGGCGAGATCCGTGAACTCCGGCGCCTGCCGTAGTTCGCTGGCATCCATGCCGAGAAGCCCTTCCACGAGATGGTCGAAGAAATACTCCTGCTCCCAACGGTAGAGCGATTCATCGAAGGGCGGCATGAGCTCGAAGTCCTTCGGCCCTTTCGAGTAGAAGAGCTTGTCGATCTGCGTGAGTGCGGAGCGGTAGTAGGGCTCGCGCTCTTCAAAGGGGGTGCCTTTCAGCGAATAGAGATCGGTATCCCCGAGATCCTCGACCAGCGCGACGCGGCGGTGCGGGATCTCATAGAAGATCTCCGGCACATTCAGCTTGGTTGCCTTCAGGAACTTGGCGACGGGCAGGAAATTGTCGCTATCCGGACGCTCGTCGGTCCAATGGATGCCGATGAAGGGATCCCGGCCGGGGGTCTTCACTCGCACGATGGTCCGGCCCGAGGCGCCCTTCTTGATGGGCGTCATGGAGACGGTCACGGTGGGATCGATCCCGAGAAACTGTCGGGTGGCGTGAAGGATCGCGTCAGTCGGCATCGCGCCGGGATTTTTGAAATGAGCCGGGGCGCGACAAGGGGGAAATTCACCGATCCCTGCCCGCTCCCGGTTCAATTTCAAAGTCCGAGGGCCGCAAATTCCTTAATGAGACTCCAAAAACACGTCATCCGGGGTCCAGAGCTTTCCATCCGGCCCGGCGGATCGGAGGTCGAGGACGTCCCGCCCGACCGGATGGAAATGGTAGGGCGTGCCCCAGCGGTCGAGGAGGCGGCCGCCGGAGATTGCCGGATGCTTCGGCGGGAGGACGGCGAAGCTCTTGTCGTTTTTCCCGGCCAGTTGGCCGACGATCTCGTCATTCTCCCCGCCTGCGGGATTCCCGCCGCCATTCGACCTGCGGAAGATGGAAACCAGCAGGCCAAGGGTCTCCAAGTCCTCCGCCGGGGTGCATTCCGGGGTGTGGAGCCGGGCCGCGATCTCGGCGGCTTCGGGGAGGATCTGGATTTCCGTGGCTGGCTTCTGCTTCCGGAGGGGCTTGGGGACGATCGCTCGCTCGGCGGGAGCCTCGCCGTCATCCCACGGGATGGAGGCGAGGAGCGCGGCGAGGAGCAGGCTGGAGAGAATGAGAGTCCGGGATCGCACGGTCAGAGGAAGCCGAGGTTGGCGCTGCTGCCGAAGGGATCCTCGAAACGGGAGAGGTTCGGGAAGATGTCGGCGAGGTAGGTGGGGGAAACTCCCAACCAGTTGGCGGAGACGGCGGCGTACTGATCTACAGATGTTGTTGGTATCCAACGACCTCTGTTACTCGATCCGGCATCGAGGCCGGCGCCGAGGGCGAGGGAGGGGAAGGAACCGTAGATCTGGTTGCCGTGAACGGGGCCGCCGAGGACGATCTGGTGACCGCCCCAGCCGTGATCGGAGCCGGCGGTGGCGGCGTCCTGGCCGTTCGGGGTCAGGGTGCGGGTGAAGTCCGAGTGGGTGATGGTGACCACGTTATCGTTAACCCCGAGGGCCTTGAGCGTGTCGCTGAAGGCTTTCAGGGAGGAGCCGAGCTCGCCGAGCAGATTGGTCTGGGCGTCGAGCTGATCCTGGTGGGTATCGAAGCCGCCGATGCTGGCGAAAAAGATCTGGCGGCTGTTGCCGAGGGCGGTGCGGCCCGCGATCAACTTGGCGATCGATTTCAACTGGTCCCCGAGGTTCGACTGCGCGTTGAGGAAGAGATTGTCGAAATCCACCCCGGTGGCCGCCGCAGCGGTCAGGGCGGCTCCGACGAGTCCTTCGTTCGCCCGGGCGCGTTTCACCACCTTCGCATGATCGTCATCGAGCAGGTGCTGGTAGGTGTGGTTGGTGATGTCGTCGAAGGCCTTCAGGCGCTTGCCCGCGGTGGTCGTCTTGTAGGTGCCATCGCTGTTGAGCGCATTGCCGTAGGGACTACCCGAGGCGGCGTAACCGGCCAAGGGGATGGCCCCTTCCGGAGTCACCGCGTACTGCACCTCCTGATCCGCCACCTGGAGGCTATTGATCCCGGAGAGGCTGACCGAAAGCGAGACCTGCCCCTGAGCATAGCCTTGCGAGGCGAGGAGGTCGGCGATGCGACCGCCCCAGCCGCGGCTGAAGGGCTGGTCCGGCACCGAGCTCTGCCACTGAACCTGCTGGTCGGAGTGGGAGAAGAGCTGCGGAGGCAGGGGTACCGAGCCCGCATTGTACTCCGCCCGCGTGGTGGGATAAACCAAGGTCCCCACATTCGCCACGAAGGCAAGGTCCCCGCCATTGAAGAGATCGGCGATGCCGCCTGCCGCCGGGTGAACCCCGTAGGTGGCGCCACCTCCTGTTAGAGGAATCGATGCAGGCTGTCCGGCCACGTAGGCGGAGTCGGTTTCATCGAGGATCTTCAGCACGCCGCGAGCGGACTTGTACTGCGCGTAGGAAGCGTGGTTCTTGCGCGGAATGAGCAGGTTGTTCGAGTCGTTTCCGCCGAAGAGGAAGAGCACGACCAAGGCCTTGTAGTCGCCGCCGGGAATGCCCTGCGCGAGGGCGGAGTTGACCAGGCGGAGATGGGCCAAGGTGTTGATCACTCCCGTCAAC is a window encoding:
- a CDS encoding phosphotransferase encodes the protein MPTDAILHATRQFLGIDPTVTVSMTPIKKGASGRTIVRVKTPGRDPFIGIHWTDERPDSDNFLPVAKFLKATKLNVPEIFYEIPHRRVALVEDLGDTDLYSLKGTPFEEREPYYRSALTQIDKLFYSKGPKDFELMPPFDESLYRWEQEYFFDHLVEGLLGMDASELRQAPEFTDLARRLGSGAKHLVHRDFQSQNLLLKDGKSWWIDFQGMRRGRQEYDIASLVYDPYMDHSEEDREKILDIWEDIAEDRPEATIFRECAAQRLMQALGAFGNIIRNRGDEWYMPHVPVAASALAGIVAGSSLEKPLAPVLAKAREYTP
- a CDS encoding DUF1501 domain-containing protein, whose product is MKSQDKDSLQNRRSFLRQSACASLGLTGVINTLAHLRLVNSALAQGIPGGDYKALVVLFLFGGNDSNNLLIPRKNHASYAQYKSARGVLKILDETDSAYVAGQPASIPLTGGGATYGVHPAAGGIADLFNGGDLAFVANVGTLVYPTTRAEYNAGSVPLPPQLFSHSDQQVQWQSSVPDQPFSRGWGGRIADLLASQGYAQGQVSLSVSLSGINSLQVADQEVQYAVTPEGAIPLAGYAASGSPYGNALNSDGTYKTTTAGKRLKAFDDITNHTYQHLLDDDHAKVVKRARANEGLVGAALTAAAATGVDFDNLFLNAQSNLGDQLKSIAKLIAGRTALGNSRQIFFASIGGFDTHQDQLDAQTNLLGELGSSLKAFSDTLKALGVNDNVVTITHSDFTRTLTPNGQDAATAGSDHGWGGHQIVLGGPVHGNQIYGSFPSLALGAGLDAGSSNRGRWIPTTSVDQYAAVSANWLGVSPTYLADIFPNLSRFEDPFGSSANLGFL
- a CDS encoding NAD(P)-dependent oxidoreductase, encoding MSKARIGFVGTGRMGANMARRLKDQGYPVTVVYDAFPQIATDLAAEIGAAAAGSLAEVTAGADVIITVVTDDAAMRGIFAAEGDSLLTGASGKTFINCATVSPEVHVEVDAAASAAGASALEACMASSITQARQGTLYLMVGGTADAFAKVEPILKDLSSSLRHVGGTGQAAKVKALVNMVMNINTAGLAEGLGLGSALGLDLQMLKEVFSQTGANSRVLETDGDDMIAREHDCYFSAAHAAKDSGIANQLAADTGVNVPLSLATEAQYHRMVELELGELDKSGIAELTFPGRTVH
- the argB gene encoding acetylglutamate kinase: MDLQHPIEKAEALIEALPYLQAFRGKTFLIKMGGSAMEDPDLVAKVMRDIVFLEVAGINPIVVHGGGKAISAAMKEAGLDAQFIGGFRVTSDEAIDIVEKVLSSEINPGLVRMIREFGGKAVGIAGTDVFLGEKMFASDAQGQRVDLGRVGEVVGCQLGQMDAAHRAGIVPVISPLAAELATGRPLNINADLAAAALAKELRVAKLVYLSDVPGLMMDPSKPETLIKSVSRAQADELMSDGTISGGMIPKIKSAIDALNAGVRKVHFIDGRLPHALLLEIFTHGGIGTEVTR